From uncultured Methanobrevibacter sp., the proteins below share one genomic window:
- the spt4 gene encoding transcription elongation factor subunit Spt4: protein MKACTVCKMISSKDHCPSCGNPTSDNWSGLLIITDPEESKIAKELNIEIPGEYCLRVR from the coding sequence ATGAAAGCATGTACAGTTTGTAAAATGATTTCAAGCAAAGACCATTGTCCTAGTTGTGGAAACCCTACTTCAGATAACTGGAGTGGTCTTTTGATTATAACTGATCCTGAAGAATCTAAAATTGCTAAAGAATTAAATATTGAAATTCCTGGCGAATATTGTTTAAGGGTAAGATAG
- a CDS encoding GTP-dependent dephospho-CoA kinase family protein translates to MLQLDTENKDIIAELKQPLGKLYPDFEDAIDEIKSSEFLISVGDATFANLTKYKLYPNIGIIDNLIQRKNHTHEIILADHILKADNPAGYLTDDLWETIGQALELSNKGECYVIEVAGEEDLAVLPCILMAGPETTILYGQPNEGLVVLKAGDLKNKAQKLIDGFIEINE, encoded by the coding sequence GTGTTACAATTAGATACAGAAAATAAAGATATAATTGCTGAACTTAAACAGCCTTTAGGTAAATTATATCCTGACTTTGAAGATGCTATTGATGAGATTAAATCTTCCGAGTTTCTGATTTCTGTTGGCGATGCAACTTTTGCTAATCTTACTAAATACAAATTATATCCCAATATTGGTATTATTGATAATTTAATTCAAAGAAAAAATCATACTCATGAAATTATACTTGCAGATCACATTTTAAAAGCAGATAATCCTGCCGGATACCTTACGGATGATCTATGGGAAACCATAGGCCAAGCTCTTGAATTATCTAACAAAGGTGAATGTTATGTAATTGAAGTAGCAGGGGAAGAAGATCTTGCAGTTCTTCCTTGCATCCTGATGGCTGGTCCGGAAACTACCATTTTATATGGTCAGCCTAATGAGGGATTAGTTGTTTTAAAAGCTGGTGATTTAAAAAATAAAGCTCAAAAGCTTATTGACGGATTTATTGAAATAAACGAATGA
- a CDS encoding 30S ribosomal protein S24e, which produces MEIEFIEEKENKLFNRKEIKFYVDYDGEATPKALDIKSKLVALLNTKKELLVVDNVQPHYGEPKALGYAKVYDTVDDLKYIETEHVIAKNTEPEEEPEEEAEAEE; this is translated from the coding sequence ATGGAAATCGAATTTATTGAAGAAAAAGAAAATAAATTATTTAACAGAAAAGAAATTAAATTTTATGTTGATTACGATGGTGAAGCAACTCCTAAAGCTTTAGATATCAAATCTAAATTAGTTGCTTTATTAAACACCAAAAAAGAGTTACTCGTTGTTGACAATGTACAACCACATTACGGTGAACCTAAAGCATTAGGTTATGCTAAAGTTTACGACACTGTGGACGATTTAAAATACATTGAAACCGAACACGTAATCGCTAAGAATACTGAACCGGAAGAAGAACCAGAAGAAGAAGCAGAAGCAGAAGAATAG
- a CDS encoding 30S ribosomal protein S27ae, with amino-acid sequence MVKKSDLYEVDGDKIVRKNQICPRCGEGVFMADHGDRVACGKCGYTEMKK; translated from the coding sequence ATGGTTAAAAAATCTGATTTATATGAAGTAGATGGAGACAAAATTGTAAGAAAAAATCAAATTTGTCCACGTTGTGGTGAAGGTGTATTCATGGCTGACCACGGTGACAGAGTCGCTTGCGGTAAATGCGGATACACTGAAATGAAAAAATAG